In Kangiella profundi, one DNA window encodes the following:
- a CDS encoding DUF423 domain-containing protein, which yields MKKHFILHGAMFMALGVALGAVGSHAIQLSSDMQRLFELGVQYQIYHALGLLAVGLISGYLANTKGELAGWLMFAGIVGFSGGLYFYALTGNELIRKVIPLGGSLLIISWLVFFWAVLTSKVKQVD from the coding sequence ATGAAAAAGCACTTTATTTTACATGGCGCCATGTTCATGGCACTTGGAGTGGCTCTCGGAGCCGTTGGCTCTCATGCGATACAGTTGAGCAGTGATATGCAAAGACTGTTTGAACTGGGTGTTCAATATCAGATATATCATGCACTTGGCTTGTTGGCCGTAGGCTTGATATCAGGCTATCTCGCTAACACTAAAGGAGAGCTTGCCGGCTGGTTGATGTTTGCCGGTATTGTGGGATTCAGTGGTGGGCTGTATTTTTACGCATTGACGGGCAATGAGTTGATCCGTAAAGTGATCCCACTTGGCGGAAGCCTACTAATTATAAGCTGGCTGGTCTTTTTCTGGGCCGTTCTAACCAGCAAGGTTAAGCAAGTCGATTAA